A DNA window from Drosophila pseudoobscura strain MV-25-SWS-2005 chromosome 2, UCI_Dpse_MV25, whole genome shotgun sequence contains the following coding sequences:
- the LOC4802222 gene encoding uncharacterized protein isoform X2, which produces MFPNYCFTKSTTQHGFDILKRSYTAKDGYKRGPSRRPSERSASSARNLTPRLGMRYADVSGPEYLGRSNVKHSKRKQTRSSSIKNMAYKPPSALKPTAPPRNVAFRLPAVVCVSKDSMAGTKSPVRISAGDDKTGQRHCDRDRDRHPEMTHDPNQELQESFADFFSIIHDNVLETVQGAVEKMVSKCFEESISKMERLSSEMQLQEKLLNKMFRDINAKRDELEPVQVHHPNANRQPNRAL; this is translated from the exons ATGTTTCCAAATTACTGCTTTACCAAATCAACCACACAGCACGGTTTCGACATTCTGAAGCGATCCTACACGGCCAAAGATGGCTACAAACGCGGTCCATCGCGCCGGCCATCGGAGCGTTCAGCAAGCTCTGCCAGGAATTTGACACCTCGCTTGGGAATGCGCTACGCGGACGTGTCAGGACCGGAATATCTAGGAAGATCCAACGTCAAGCATTCCAAGCGAAAACAGACACGGTCGAGCAGCATCAAAAATATGGCCTATAAGCCCCCATCAGCTCTTAAGCCGACTGCGCCACCACGAAACGTGGCCTTTCGACTGCCTGCCGTGGTATGTGTGAGCAAAGATTCGATGGCGGGCACAAAAAGTCCTGTACGCATATCGGCAGGCGACGACAAGACCGGACAACGCCATTGCGATCGCGATCGCGATCGACACCCAGAAATGACCCACGATCCGAATCAGGAGCTACAGGAATCCTTTGCGGACTTCTTTAGCATCATTCACGACAATGTCCTGGAGACGGTTCAGGGAGCCGTGGAAAAAATGGTGTCCAAGTGCTTTGAGGAGTCCATATCAAAGATGGAGCGACTGTCGTCGGAGATGCAGCTTCAGGAGAAGTTGCTGAACAAAATGTTTCGTGATATCAATGCCA AACGAGACGAGCTTGAACCAGTTCAAGTTCATCACCCAAATGCTAATCGACAACCAAACCGTGCACTATAG
- the LOC4802222 gene encoding uncharacterized protein isoform X1 has protein sequence MFPNYCFTKSTTQHGFDILKRSYTAKDGYKRGPSRRPSERSASSARNLTPRLGMRYADVSGPEYLGRSNVKHSKRKQTRSSSIKNMAYKPPSALKPTAPPRNVAFRLPAVVCVSKDSMAGTKSPVRISAGDDKTGQRHCDRDRDRHPEMTHDPNQELQESFADFFSIIHDNVLETVQGAVEKMVSKCFEESISKMERLSSEMQLQEKLLNKMFRDINAKIDDQNETSLNQFKFITQMLIDNQTVHYRALNQAKLDRRRHHAERDYERERERERERERRKRRSTGGNDENEPTMRGPQHQLWQQQDPHIYHTEMRQPCMEEECKKCRPSPSEPSSMPRLQNRTPASSMPNLSKQALSGIGSNRAVQPEVQSLKSRHHRPSSRNRASCQEPSQISRPVLAYPPCFRSNPTPRRRVNGGSSVENLQKR, from the exons ATGTTTCCAAATTACTGCTTTACCAAATCAACCACACAGCACGGTTTCGACATTCTGAAGCGATCCTACACGGCCAAAGATGGCTACAAACGCGGTCCATCGCGCCGGCCATCGGAGCGTTCAGCAAGCTCTGCCAGGAATTTGACACCTCGCTTGGGAATGCGCTACGCGGACGTGTCAGGACCGGAATATCTAGGAAGATCCAACGTCAAGCATTCCAAGCGAAAACAGACACGGTCGAGCAGCATCAAAAATATGGCCTATAAGCCCCCATCAGCTCTTAAGCCGACTGCGCCACCACGAAACGTGGCCTTTCGACTGCCTGCCGTGGTATGTGTGAGCAAAGATTCGATGGCGGGCACAAAAAGTCCTGTACGCATATCGGCAGGCGACGACAAGACCGGACAACGCCATTGCGATCGCGATCGCGATCGACACCCAGAAATGACCCACGATCCGAATCAGGAGCTACAGGAATCCTTTGCGGACTTCTTTAGCATCATTCACGACAATGTCCTGGAGACGGTTCAGGGAGCCGTGGAAAAAATGGTGTCCAAGTGCTTTGAGGAGTCCATATCAAAGATGGAGCGACTGTCGTCGGAGATGCAGCTTCAGGAGAAGTTGCTGAACAAAATGTTTCGTGATATCAATGCCA AAATCGACGATCAGAACGAGACGAGCTTGAACCAGTTCAAGTTCATCACCCAAATGCTAATCGACAACCAAACCGTGCACTATAGAGCCCTCAACCAAGCCAAGTTGGACAGACGGCGCCACCACGCCGAACGAGATTatgagagggagcgagagcgggaacgggaacgggaacgtaGAAAAAGGCGATCGACAGGGGGAAACGATGAAAACGAACCCACTATGAGAGGGCCACAGCATCagttgtggcagcaacaagaCCCCCACATATACCACACCGAAATGCGTCAGCCCTGCATGGAGGAGGAATGCAAGAAATGCCGACCATCGCCATCTGAGCCATCATCGATGCCACGCCTCCAGAATAGAACACCCGCCTCCAGCATGCCTAATCTGTCGAAGCAAGCCCTATCCGGTATCGGCAGTAACCGTGCTGTGCAACCCGAAGTCCAATCATTAAAGTCAAGGCACCACAGGCCCTCCAGCAGAAATCGTGCCTCTTGTCAGGAACCCTCTCAGATTTCCCGCCCAGTCCTGGCCTATCCGCCGTGCTTCCGTAGCAATCCAACTCCACGTCGTCGTGTCAATGGTGGTTCCAGCGTAGAAAATCTGCAAAAAAGATAG
- the LOC6897514 gene encoding uncharacterized protein: MEHLDRYHGQASRLDSEGNRNDPPSKSIQRRIDNTEKNSSETNNTASADPKMWLGSLDSDYSLLGSPDSGSSDYSMFGSSDSDEGKCCRDSYNHDQGSSRLLCSKSDASSPIRKGSSSPDERMTPEDPMPYDLSIKRNRPMDICTTMSITPPSSVSLASSDPLSTESTPVYPSSSSLEMPRQSFVECPPLSRQPSPPPGTSVPIGMNEISEQEGRAADLKDKLKIKRVRVLVMVETEDHHKEQSEDKPKNITANPKHKDTYQRCNTQSMPSAEHTSATPSSSYMTLYRVPGRSYQLSASVSQEDSSSLKGDRLTSKEDINTLTGELLKNQLMTRHLMPLKSRIPTPAMPDKPVGPILYNAAGCKNRQSCSGDELELQFEPTDGQSGRPRRSVLGDLSKLPDTWTDGRFTPQSMSSQSFESIGGIDGAMSWNSGVSAMRTEADTDRSSMWEGKRPARFKGQKIPREGDFRSYFELDEVSIKILWTVAYHQPTLVGLHDRILGCMERFYHHRCPVRDELIFQWYLLEGFYPIFWLLEAPLEEVIQSSDEQLDMMIQEFTYSDRISQSIPVTEDMAKYMVCAYFRVLYNYAINRKMDILSRTLLRCRFAVHVVEVFMLEQRKRPLGDTINSFELYKWSWIHEGRLKTILEEPLQTGNERATQAETQGLCIRTPNSDSFSEFYVNQQLPRPDFHAINNVSVGLRRYISKSFSETLIPCSFPCPIQGCGQDLSPSIVMSHFLTNHCRRMEEIWMGDRMICLFSPVCYPPRLNYCICMLAILDGKHKTKSHRPRYIRNLGLPTRELYFAEHLLVTVMFAKIDKSALVRETIESDEFHENELDTPRTAFSLSDAVDFHNTEYLPEIIDKKEVKVEPNPDLDDEEKTDVTSDSIYPRAGPVHFPETEPQPVDENQLYVFWLMSHDKLPRDVKVRLYVYAHERGVCGENRNLLKPIRMSKFIDVPNMLDNHKDSCLIMDHPTMAAISSNFKDIVYVDARPVYGERYSANESSDEMWVVQP; this comes from the exons ATGGAACACCTCGATCGGTATCATGGGCAGGCCTCACGTCTTGACTCGGAGGGCAATCGCAACGATCCCCCTTCGAAGTCAATCCAACGCCGCATCGACAATACTGAGAAGAACTCATCAGAGACAAACAACACAGCCAGTGCTGATCCCAAAATGTGGCTTGGATCATTAGACAGCGACTACTCTTTGCTTGGATCACCCGATAGTGGCAGCAGCGACTACTCTATGTTTGGATCATCCGATAGTGACGAGGGTAAGTGCTGCCGCGACAGCTACAATCACGATCAGGGATCTTCAAGGCTCCTGTGTTCAAAAAGTGACGCCAGTTCTCCTATTCGCAAAG GTTCCAGCTCCCCGGACGAGAGGATGACACCCGAAGATCCAATGCCATACGATTTAAGCATAAAACGCAACCGTCCAATGGACATATGTACAACCATGAGCATCACCCCACCATCTTCGGTGAGCTTGGCTTCATCTGATCCCTTGTCCACGGAATCGACCCCGGTCTATCCGTCAAGCAGCAGCTTGGAGATGCCACGCCAGTCTTTTGTGGAGT GTCCTCCTCTGTCACGCCAACCATCGCCCCCACCAGGTACGTCTGTGCCCATAGGCATGAACGAAATTTCAGAGCAGGAGGGAAGAGCAGCTGACTTGAAGGATAAGTTAAAAATTAAGCGGGTCAGGGTCCTAGTGATGGTGGAGACCGAGGACCACCATAAAGAGCAATCCGAGGATAAACCTAAGAACATCACAGCAAATCCTAAACACAAGGACACTTACCAAAGATGCAATACCCAGTCAATGCCCTCTGCAGAACATACTTCTGCAACCCCCTCATCGTCCTATATGACATTATACAGAGTACCTGGCCGCTCTTATCAGCTGTCTGCAAGCGTCAGCCAGGAGGACTCTTCTTCACTAAAGGGAGACCGGTTAACGAGCAAGGAGGACATTAATACTCTGACGGGAGAACTGTTGAAGAACCAACTGATGACCCGTCACCTGATGCCGTTGAAGTCGCGAATACCGACGCCAGCGATGCCCGACAAGCCGGTGGGACCCATTCTTTACAACGCCGCTGGGTGTAAGAATAGACAGAGTTGTTCGGGCGATGAATTGGAACTTCAGTTCGAGCCAACAGATGGTCAGAGCGGTCGGCCAAGAAGGAGCGTCTTGGGTGATCTCTCGAAGCTTCCAGATACATGGACCGATGGAAGATTCACACCACAATCGATGTCGTCCCAATCGTTCGAGTCCATTGGAGGCATCGACGGTGCGATGAGCTGGAACTCAGGTGTTTCCGCTATGCGAACCGAGGCGGATACGGACAGATCAAGTATGTGGGAAGGGAAACGGCCAGCGAGGTTCAAGGGCCAGAAGATACCACGGGAAGGCGACTTTCGGAGCTATTTTGAGTTGGACGAGGTATCGATAAAGATCCTGTGGACCGTGGCCTACCACCAGCCTACACTGGTGGGTTTGCATGATCGAATTCTGGGCTGCATGGAGAGATTCTATCACCACCGCTGCCCAGTTCGTGACGAGTTGATCTTCCAGTGGTACCTATTAGAAGGCTTTTACCCTATATTTTGGCTTCTGGAGGCACCTCTAGAAGAGGTGATACAGTCGTCCGATGAGCAGCTGGACATGATGATCCAGGAGTTTACGTATAGTGACCGCATTTCGCAGAGTATCCCAGTGACTGAGGACATGGCCAAATATATGGTCTGCGCATACTTTCGCGTCCTCTACAACTACGCCATAAACAGGAAAATGGACATTCTCAGTCGCACTCTACTCCGTTGCCGCTTCGCCGTGCACGTGGTGGAGGTGTTCATGTTGGAGCAGCGTAAGCGTCCGCTCGGAGACACGATCAACAGCTTTGAATTGTATAAATGGTCTTGGATACACGAGGGCCGCCTGAAAACCATCTTGGAGGAGCCCTTGCAAACCGGTAACGAGCGGGCCACTCAGGCCGAGACTCAGGGGCTGTGCATCCGCACCCCAAACAGCGACTCTTTCAGCGAGTTTTATGTTAACCAGCAGCTTCCGCGACCCGATTTCCATGCCATCAACAACGTCAGTGTCGGTCTGCGCCGGTATATTAGCAAGAGCTTTTCAGAGACTTTAATTCCCTGTAGCTTTCCTTGCCCCATTCAAGGCTGTGGACAAGATCTGAGCCCGAGTATCGTGATGTCACATTTCCTCACCAACCACTGCCGCCGCATGGAAGAGATCTGGATGGGCGACCGCATGATCTGCCTGTTCTCCCCGGTCTGCTATCCCCCCCGACTGAACTACTGCATTTGCATGTTGGCCATACTGGACGGAAAGCACAAAACTAAATCGCACCGCCCCCGGTACATCCGAAATTTGGGTTTGCCAACGCGTGAACTTTACTTTGCGGAGCACCTATTAGTCACTGTGATGTTCGCCAAGATCGACAAGAGTGCACTGGTACGTGAAACCATTGAAAGCGATGAATTCCATGAAAACGAGTTGGACACACCTCGCACTGCGTTCTCTTTGTCGGATGCTGTGGATTTCCATAATACCGAATATCTTCCGGAAATTATAGACAAAAAGGAAGTGAAGGTGGAACCGAACCCCGATCTGGATGATGAAGAGAAGACTGATGTAACATCCGATTCAATTTATCCACGGGCTGGTCCAGTGCACTTTCCTGAAACGGAGCCACAACCTGTTGACGAAAATCAGCTCTACGTATTTTGGCTGATGAGCCATGACAAGCTCCCCCGGGATGTGAAAGTTCGCTTATATGTCTACGCGCATGAGCGCGGCGTGTGTGGCGAGAACCGCAATTTGCTCAAGCCCATTCGTATGTCCAAGTTTATCGATGTACCCAATATGTTGGATAACCATAAAGACAGCTGCTTGATCATGGATCATCCCACCATGGCCGCGATTTCCAGCAACTTTAAAGACATTGTTTATGTGGACGCTCGCCCCGTGTATGGGGAGCGATATAGTGCTAATGAATCCAGCGATGAGATGTGGGTTGTGCAGCCATAG